CTTAGCGGTTCGACCACACCGACGTCAAGAAGTTCTTGATGCGACACAAACTGGAAAATTAAAAATAGGACCCTTCTATATTCTCCAAGATGATTTCTTAATCAGTTCTGAAGCGAATACGCGCAACATGTTAGTAGGGCTTGATGAAAGTAAACAATGGGGAAACCCAGTCATGTTGGGTTATTTTCCGGATACCTTTGGAAACATGGGACAAGCGCCACAACTAATGAAACAAGCAGACATTCATGCAGTGGCATACGGTCGCGGCGTTAAGACAACTGGGTTTAATAATGTGGTTGTGGATGAGACCTATGTTTCAAATTATTCTGAACTGATGTGGGAAGGTGCAGACAAAACTGAAATCTTCAGTATTTTGTTTGCGAACTGGTATAGCAATGGTAATGAAATTCCTGTTGAAAAAAAGGCAGCCCAAGAATTTTGGAATGAAAAGCTTGCGGATGTTGAGAAGTATGCGTCCACGCGTCATCTACTCATGATGAACGGTGTGGATCATCAACCTGTTCAAAAAAATGTTACAGAAGCCATTCGTCTTGCAAATGAACTGTATCCCGACTATGAGTTTATTCACAGTAATTTTGATGATTATCTTGAAGCTGTTACTTCAGAATTGCCGGATGATTTGGGACGAGTCAAAGGAGAACTCACAAGTCAGGAAACGGATGGATGGTATACGCTTGCGAATACATCTTCTTCACGTGTTTATTTGAAACAAAAAAATACGGAAGTACAAAACTTGCTTGAATTGGTAGCAGAGCCCCTAGCTACAATGGCCATGGTAACAGACTATCCACATGAAACACTGCGTTATGCGTGGAAGACATTGATGCAAAATCATCCGCATGACAGTATTTGTGGTTGTTCTGTTGATGCAGTTCATCGACAAATGATGACGCGTTTTGAAAATGCTGAAGAAGTTGGAATTTATGTTAGAGATCTAGCATTGGATCACTTAGAAAAACGAATTGATACTTCGATGTTCCCCGAGAACAGTCGTCCCTTTACTCTTTTTAATACCCTAGGAATCAAACGGCATGAAACGGTCACAATAACACTTGAATGGGATCGTTTAGATTTCAATCGTGAAAAGCCAAACGAGCTGTATAAAGAACTTGAAAACAAAGTTTTACCTCCCTTATGTGTTCTTGATGAAGAAGGAAATAAAGTACAGGCAGAAATATTAGACTCATGGGTACAGTTTGATTATGACTTACCGAAAGATGGTTTCCGTGTTCCTCATATGTCCAAACGCATTAAGGTGAGACTATCTTGTGAACTTCCTGCATTAAGTTGGAAGACATTGGCTCTTGCGGAAGGTGAAAATGCAGTCACACAAACAGAACCGATTGAATCAAATATTTTAGAAAACCAGTTTCTAAAAGTAAGTATTCACGAAAATGGGACAGTGGATGTTTATGACAAGACAAATCATAAATCGTATTTAGATGTCTTTTATTACGATGATGCTGGAGATATTGGGAACGAATACATTTTTAAACAACCTTATGGCGACCAAGCGATAAGCAGCCGCAATGCACATGCAACGGTTGAAGAAATTGAACGCAGCCATCTGATCCAACGTGTTGCAATGACTCAAAATCTTGAGATACCCGTGAGTGCAGACGAAATGTTACTGCATGAACAAATCTCAGTTACAGAAATGCGTCAGCGCACGGCTAAACGTAGTTTGGTAACTGCAATACTTCCAATTACTACAGAATTCACATTGGAAGCAAACAGTCCTGTATTACAAATCGATACGAAATTTACAAATGAAATGAAAGATCACCGCTTGCGTGCATGTTTTGATGTCGGGTTTAAGACAACACATCATCAAGCTGAAAGTATTTATGAAGTTGTAACACGCCCGAATGCCGTAAGTAAATCGTGGGAAAATCCTTCGAATCCACAACACCAACA
This genomic stretch from Erysipelothrix rhusiopathiae harbors:
- a CDS encoding alpha-mannosidase, with translation MKKIVHIISHSHWDREWYLPYEQHHMRLIELIDDLLDLFKTDPEFKSFHLDGQTIPLDDYLAVRPHRRQEVLDATQTGKLKIGPFYILQDDFLISSEANTRNMLVGLDESKQWGNPVMLGYFPDTFGNMGQAPQLMKQADIHAVAYGRGVKTTGFNNVVVDETYVSNYSELMWEGADKTEIFSILFANWYSNGNEIPVEKKAAQEFWNEKLADVEKYASTRHLLMMNGVDHQPVQKNVTEAIRLANELYPDYEFIHSNFDDYLEAVTSELPDDLGRVKGELTSQETDGWYTLANTSSSRVYLKQKNTEVQNLLELVAEPLATMAMVTDYPHETLRYAWKTLMQNHPHDSICGCSVDAVHRQMMTRFENAEEVGIYVRDLALDHLEKRIDTSMFPENSRPFTLFNTLGIKRHETVTITLEWDRLDFNREKPNELYKELENKVLPPLCVLDEEGNKVQAEILDSWVQFDYDLPKDGFRVPHMSKRIKVRLSCELPALSWKTLALAEGENAVTQTEPIESNILENQFLKVSIHENGTVDVYDKTNHKSYLDVFYYDDAGDIGNEYIFKQPYGDQAISSRNAHATVEEIERSHLIQRVAMTQNLEIPVSADEMLLHEQISVTEMRQRTAKRSLVTAILPITTEFTLEANSPVLQIDTKFTNEMKDHRLRACFDVGFKTTHHQAESIYEVVTRPNAVSKSWENPSNPQHQQAFCGLYTHGQGVVVGNVGLNEYEIVNNDTITVTLLRSVGEMGDWGYFPTPEAQCLGTHHTTLYLACHNDTDRIETYQTVKAKQVGFQVKQCNHHMGTFAPTHTYLNVKSQQMWMTALKRKEHGKDPILRLYNMESERYDQLELSLDNHTVMKSDVLERDKGDFDGVIKPAEIITLRFKEEACDEAN